One genomic region from Thermodesulfobacteriota bacterium encodes:
- a CDS encoding aminodeoxychorismate/anthranilate synthase component II, with protein sequence MKLVFIDNYDSFTYNLVQLFSQFPVEINVWRNNVISLSDIEKASPDGIIISPGPKTPTESGICKDLVRRFKDTCPILGVCLGMQIINEVFEGQTVLSPRPVHGEKDRIFHNGEGILADLPNPFWAARYHSLTIRKGSDDIRVTAWNEENLIMGIAYRDHPIWGVQFHPESFMTEYGYKMADNFLRLVKQSHA encoded by the coding sequence GTGAAACTGGTTTTTATCGATAATTACGACTCCTTCACTTACAACTTAGTCCAGCTCTTCAGCCAATTCCCGGTAGAGATAAATGTGTGGCGGAATAACGTCATAAGCCTATCCGACATCGAGAAGGCAAGCCCAGACGGTATTATTATCTCTCCGGGGCCAAAGACCCCGACTGAATCCGGGATCTGCAAGGATTTGGTCCGGCGATTTAAAGATACTTGCCCTATCTTGGGTGTCTGCCTGGGCATGCAGATTATAAACGAGGTCTTCGAAGGTCAGACGGTCCTATCGCCTCGCCCGGTGCATGGAGAAAAAGACAGAATTTTTCACAATGGAGAAGGTATCCTTGCTGATCTGCCTAATCCCTTTTGGGCGGCACGCTACCATTCGCTAACCATCAGAAAGGGATCGGACGATATCCGGGTAACTGCCTGGAATGAGGAAAACCTGATTATGGGGATTGCGTATCGAGATCACCCTATTTGGGGAGTCCAGTTTCACCCGGAATCTTTTATGACGGAATATGGTTATAAAATGGCTGATAATTTTCTGCGGTTAGTTAAACAATCCCATGCATAA
- the pabB gene encoding aminodeoxychorismate synthase component I, which produces MHKLRQVTGKIVNIESQPVDFIRNDEKIEDIFAPLSSDANAFLLLSGGRGDCSRYSFLACDPFLVVRAWGKRIEINNRHTAIELVGNPFDILQEILDGLDMSSVDIQLPFYAGALGYFGYDLRYHLEKLPDVAENDLSLPDLYLIFPSIILVHDRIEQNYRLVTIEHQLHGEESEKGHQKIEKLRTKIRTASPNPPIPLFPKWGQGGILKGAWKDIQIKQFTSNFTHDDYVSAIKRVREYIRQGDIYQVNLSQRFTFEFDGPPYSFFRALFADNPAPFYAYLNCGDFCVLSTSPERFIRREGSYIETRPIKGTRPRGKDPAEDERMKKELIESPKEDAELSMIVDLLRNDLGKACLPGTVQVKEHKRVEAYQNVFHLVSTVTGMLRRGCTQTNVLRAVFPGGSITGCPKIRAMEIIEELEPVKRGIYTGSIGYVSLHDTMNLSIAIRTAVYKDRRIYLSVGGGIVYHSDPETEYQETLHKGETFFKLLHQVDDLTKEYD; this is translated from the coding sequence ATGCATAAGCTAAGACAGGTAACAGGAAAAATTGTAAATATAGAATCTCAACCGGTTGACTTCATCCGGAACGATGAAAAAATAGAGGACATTTTCGCTCCGTTGAGCAGCGATGCGAATGCCTTCCTCCTTCTAAGCGGCGGCCGGGGAGATTGTTCAAGGTACTCGTTCCTTGCCTGCGACCCATTCCTGGTAGTGCGGGCCTGGGGCAAAAGAATAGAGATAAACAACCGCCACACCGCTATCGAACTTGTTGGGAATCCGTTTGACATATTGCAAGAGATCTTAGACGGTCTCGATATGTCCTCTGTTGACATCCAACTCCCCTTTTATGCCGGCGCCCTAGGCTATTTTGGTTATGATCTCCGCTATCACCTGGAAAAGCTGCCGGACGTAGCAGAAAACGATCTTTCCCTCCCTGATCTGTATCTGATATTCCCAAGCATTATCCTTGTCCATGATCGAATAGAACAAAATTATCGGCTCGTCACCATTGAACATCAGTTGCATGGGGAGGAATCAGAAAAAGGCCATCAAAAGATAGAAAAACTCCGGACTAAAATCCGCACAGCGAGCCCGAATCCTCCCATACCTCTCTTTCCCAAATGGGGGCAAGGGGGAATTTTGAAGGGGGCCTGGAAGGATATTCAGATAAAACAATTTACCTCCAACTTCACCCACGATGACTACGTCTCCGCCATCAAACGGGTGCGCGAATACATTCGCCAGGGAGACATATATCAGGTCAACTTATCCCAGCGCTTTACCTTTGAATTTGATGGGCCTCCGTACTCATTCTTTCGCGCCCTTTTCGCCGATAATCCGGCCCCGTTTTATGCCTACCTGAACTGTGGCGATTTCTGCGTGCTTTCTACCTCTCCGGAACGCTTCATCCGGCGGGAAGGAAGTTATATCGAGACCAGGCCCATCAAAGGGACGAGGCCGCGCGGCAAAGACCCGGCAGAAGATGAAAGGATGAAAAAGGAACTCATCGAGAGTCCCAAAGAAGATGCGGAACTCTCCATGATCGTCGACCTTCTGCGAAATGACCTGGGAAAGGCATGTCTCCCCGGAACCGTTCAGGTAAAAGAACACAAGCGGGTAGAAGCCTATCAGAACGTCTTTCACCTTGTCTCCACTGTCACCGGTATGCTAAGAAGAGGTTGTACCCAGACGAACGTCTTAAGGGCCGTTTTTCCGGGCGGGTCTATCACCGGATGCCCCAAGATACGGGCTATGGAGATTATTGAGGAACTGGAACCGGTAAAAAGAGGCATCTATACGGGCTCTATAGGCTATGTAAGTCTCCATGATACCATGAACCTCAGCATAGCTATACGCACTGCCGTGTATAAAGACCGGCGAATCTACCTGTCCGTCGGAGGAGGAATAGTGTACCATTCCGATCCCGAGACGGAATATCAGGAGACACTACACAAAGGAGAGACATTTTTTAAGCTGCTGCATCAGGTAGATGATCTCACAAAAGAATATGACTAA